TGTTTGGAATTATGTATCCCGAAGAGCCAAAGGAGATCGTGGCCTACCGGGGAGGAAACGTCATAGTGTGGCGTTTAACCAATCGATATTGTTTTTTCATGCGAACTTGCGGTCTTGTCAAGAAAACAAACATCCTTGCCACATCCGCACAGTAATTCTCTCACGCCTCAGATGCTGCCGTGATCGCATGCGCCGTGACCAATCCTTGACGAGCAGCCGCAACATCGTGAACCCGGTGAATACCGACTCCGCGCATAAATAACGTAACCGTTGCTGCGAGCGTTGCCGCGCCTCGGTCCGCCGTGGCCAAGCCCAACAAATGTTGAAAGAGCGACTTGTTGGATAACCCCATAAAAACAGGTCGTCCCAAACTCATGAGACGATCCACGTTTCCAAGCAACATCAAATTGTGTTCAAGCGTCTTACCAAAACCAATACCAGGATCAAGTACAATTCGCTCTTCGCGTACTCCTGCGCGTGTCAGCACGCCGAGACGCTCTTCGAAAAATGCTATGACGTCATCAACCACGTTATCGTATTGTGGATTGATCTGCATCTCCTTTGGGCGTCCTGAGGAATGCATCAAAACGTATCCGGGATTTTCCTGAGCAATGACATCGATAAGAGCCGGATCAAATCGACATGCAGAAACATCATTAATAATACTCGCACCGGCATCCAAAGCAGCAGCAGCTGTACTCGCACGATACGTATCTACAGAAATGGCAACAGGTCCTTCAGGGCGCTCCAACCGATACAATCCCTCAACGACTGGTGTCACACGGCGACGCTCTTCTATCATACTCACAGGATCGGAGCCGGGACGCGTAGACTCTCCGCCGATATCAAGAATGTCGGCCCCCTGCTTCAGCAGGGTGATGCTGTAGGCCAAGGCGGTTTTCGCATCGTGCAGCCGTCCACCATCAAAAAAGGAGTCCGGCGTCACATTGACTATGCCTGCAATCAAAAAAGGGGCAGGGCCGAGAACCCTGCCCCCTCGTATTTCCCATGAGACAGTCGGGATGTTCGAATTAGTGTTCATCATCTCCCGAATTCCCGCCATCTTTTCGCGGTTGTCCGACATTGCCATACCGACTTTTAGACGCTTCGTCCGCCGATGCAGACGATTCGGATGTGCCCTGCTCGTGCTGTTCTGTGTCGGCATTTCCGTTCGTGTCCCCACCGCTCGTTTCATCGCTGGCTTCCGTGTCATCATCAGATTCCAGCTTAAACTCTTCTTGCGCCTGGGAACCCGTTGGACTCTGTTCTGCAGGACTTTGGGTGGACAATTCCGGTTCGGGCAGCGGCTCGCCTTTCATAATACGTGTAATATCGTCACCGGAGATGGTTTCGCGTTCAAGCAACGCGGCTGCCACTTTTTCAAGTTCATCGCGGTGATCTTCGAGGAGCTTACGAGCCTCCTTATGAGAAGTTTCAACAATCAGACGAACTTCGGCGTCGATTTCCATGGCGGTCTGTTCACTGAAATTCTTGTGGTGAACCAACTCACGGCCAAGAAAAATCTCATCGTCTTTCTCGCCGTATGAAAGAGGACCGAGCTTGTCACTCATCCCCCACTTGCAGACCATGCTACGTGCCAAGTTGGTAGCACGCTCAATGTCGTTGGAAGCGCCGGTGGTCAATTGATTGAGAATCATCTCTTCTGCGACGCGCCCCCCCAGCAAGACCTGAAGGTTGTTGAGCAGAAAGCTCTTGCTGTAATTATGTCGTTCATCCACGGGCAGTTGCTGCGTTACACCCAACGCGCGACCACGCGGAATGATAGAAACCTTGTGAACAGGATCGGTTCCGGGAAGCAACATCGCCACTAACGCATGGCCGCCTTCATGGTAGGCCGTCGTCGTTTTTTCTTCTTCACTCAAAATAACGCTACGGCGTTCCTTGCCCATCAAAACTTTGTCTTTTGCCGTCTCGAAATCCAGCATGACCACAGCGTCACGACCAAGTTTGGCAGCAGCCAGCGCGGCTTCGTTGACAAGGTTCTCAAGGTCGGCTCCAGAAAAACCGGGAGTTCCCCGAGCGAGGACTTCCAAATCTACTTCCCCGGCCAACGGTGTTTTCCGCGTGTGGACTTCAAGAATCTTCTTACGGCCGCGCAAGTCCGGCGTTGGTACAACGACCTGACGGTCAAAACGACCGGGACGTAAAAGAGCCGGGTCAAGAACATCCGGACGGTTGGTGGCGGCAATGAGAATGACGCCTTCGTTGGATTCAAAACCGTCCATCTCGACAAGCAATTGGTTCAAAGTCTGTTCGCGTTCATCGTGTCCGCCTCCCAGCCCAGCTCCACGCTGCCGACCAACTGCATCGATTTCATCGATAAAGATAAGGCACGGTGCATTTTTTTTGCCCTGAACAAACAAGTCGCGCACACGGGCCGCACCAACACCAACAAACATTTCCACGAAATCCGAACCGGAAATGGAGAAGAAGGGAACGCCAGCTTCCCCGGCAACAGCGCGGGCCAAGAGTGTTTTCCCTGTACCGGGCGACCCGACGAGCAACACCCCTTTCGGAATGCGACCGCCAAGCCGGGTAAACTTCTTGGGTTCACTCAAGAACTCGACAATTTCCGAGAGTTCTTCTTTGGCTTCATCCACCCCTGCCACGTCTGCAAAGGTGACACGCGTTGTATCCTGTGAAATCATGCGCGCCCGAGATCGGCCAAACGACAAGGCTTTGCCTGATCCGTTCTGCATCTGGCGCATGAAGAAAATCCAAACCCCAATAAGCAGGAGCATCGGAAACCATGATACAAGGATTGTCATGTACCACGGTGATTCCTCCGCCGGCTCGGCCATAACCTGCACTTTGTTTTTGATGAGCTTGGAGACAAGCGTAGGATCTTCCGGCGCATATGTGACAAAGCTCTCATCGTCGCTTGTCACACCATTGATACGCTGGCCGTGCATTTTCACAGCCGTAATTTTGCCGCTGTCAACCTTTTCGATAAAATCAGAATACGAAAGCTTGCGTTGCCCCTGCTGAGGCTGGTTGAAAAGATTGAAAAGAACGACCATGAGCAGGGAAATGGCCGCCCACAGCATCAGGTTCTTGGCGAAGCTATTCAAACGGGAAACCTCCGTCGAAGTGTAAACAATTGGTTGCGTGCGAAGTACGTCATGTCAATTGAGACAGTGCAATCAAGCATGTCTATTTTTAGCAAGAAACCGGCGTGCATCACATTATCGTCCATCCTGGATACAAGGGGTAGGAAAAACACCTGTTGACCCCAGCCCGAAAATTGATATTTTGAGCGCCCCACGCAAATGGAAGCGTATCGTCACCGGTGTGGCGCCTGGACTTCAAATCCAGTGGACGGTCGAAAGGTCGTCGGTAGGTTCGACTCCTATACGCTTCCGCCACCATCTTCAAGAGCTTGAAGCCACATCTCGATATCCGATATTTGTTTTTCAACATTTTGATACGCCGTGCCTCCGGGAGTCGTCCGTCTGGCCACAGCGGTTTCATACGCTAAAATATCGGCCACGTCCTCATTAATGAGGTCACTGAATTCTGCGAGTTCTTCAAACGGGAGCATTTCAATGCCGAGCCCCTTCTTCTCACAGTGTGCGACAACCGCACCGGTGACATGGTGTGCCTCACGAAAGGGCATCCCTTTGGTCACAAGGTAGTCGGCTAATTCCGTCGCATTAAGGAAACCGGCCTGCACTGCACGGCCCATGTTTTCCGGACGAAAAATCATGGCATGCATCATATCCGCCATAATCGAAACAGAAGCCGAGACGGTCGCATCGGCATCGAAAAATGGCTCTTTATCTTCCTGCATGTCCCGATTGTAGGCGAGAGGCAAGCCTTTGACCATAGTCAACAGCGACATGAGGTCGCCATACACACGACCAGTTTTGCCCCGCATGAGTTCTGCCACATCAGGATTCTTTTTTTGCGGCATGATGCTTGATCCTGTAGCAAATGCATCAGGCAACGCAACATAGCCGAAATTCGGATTCGCCCACAGAATGATTTCTTCACATAATCGACTTAAATGCGCCATAATAACGCTGCCAACGAAAGTCGCTTCAAGCACATAATCACGATCAGAGACTGCGTCTAGGCTATTGGCGAAATGCGATTGAAATCCGACTTCAGCCGCAGTCATAGCCGGATCAAGTGCGTACGTCGTCCCGGCCAAAGCAGCCGCGCCCAATGGTGAAACTTCAACACGGGCCAAGGCATCCCCTGCACGGTCGAAATCTCGACGAAACATCTGGGCATAGGCCAAGAGATGGTGTCCGAGGCTGATAGGTTGAGCCGGTTGAAGGTGGGTATAGCCGGGAAGAATGGTGTGAACATGTTGCGATGCCCGATCAGCCAGCACCTTGACCAAACGAGACAGCAACAGACGCCATTGCCTGAGCCGAGACGAAACATACAGTCGA
Above is a window of Desulfovibrio inopinatus DSM 10711 DNA encoding:
- the folP gene encoding dihydropteroate synthase, which codes for MNTNSNIPTVSWEIRGGRVLGPAPFLIAGIVNVTPDSFFDGGRLHDAKTALAYSITLLKQGADILDIGGESTRPGSDPVSMIEERRRVTPVVEGLYRLERPEGPVAISVDTYRASTAAAALDAGASIINDVSACRFDPALIDVIAQENPGYVLMHSSGRPKEMQINPQYDNVVDDVIAFFEERLGVLTRAGVREERIVLDPGIGFGKTLEHNLMLLGNVDRLMSLGRPVFMGLSNKSLFQHLLGLATADRGAATLAATVTLFMRGVGIHRVHDVAAARQGLVTAHAITAASEA
- the ftsH gene encoding ATP-dependent zinc metalloprotease FtsH, which encodes MNSFAKNLMLWAAISLLMVVLFNLFNQPQQGQRKLSYSDFIEKVDSGKITAVKMHGQRINGVTSDDESFVTYAPEDPTLVSKLIKNKVQVMAEPAEESPWYMTILVSWFPMLLLIGVWIFFMRQMQNGSGKALSFGRSRARMISQDTTRVTFADVAGVDEAKEELSEIVEFLSEPKKFTRLGGRIPKGVLLVGSPGTGKTLLARAVAGEAGVPFFSISGSDFVEMFVGVGAARVRDLFVQGKKNAPCLIFIDEIDAVGRQRGAGLGGGHDEREQTLNQLLVEMDGFESNEGVILIAATNRPDVLDPALLRPGRFDRQVVVPTPDLRGRKKILEVHTRKTPLAGEVDLEVLARGTPGFSGADLENLVNEAALAAAKLGRDAVVMLDFETAKDKVLMGKERRSVILSEEEKTTTAYHEGGHALVAMLLPGTDPVHKVSIIPRGRALGVTQQLPVDERHNYSKSFLLNNLQVLLGGRVAEEMILNQLTTGASNDIERATNLARSMVCKWGMSDKLGPLSYGEKDDEIFLGRELVHHKNFSEQTAMEIDAEVRLIVETSHKEARKLLEDHRDELEKVAAALLERETISGDDITRIMKGEPLPEPELSTQSPAEQSPTGSQAQEEFKLESDDDTEASDETSGGDTNGNADTEQHEQGTSESSASADEASKSRYGNVGQPRKDGGNSGDDEH
- the argH gene encoding argininosuccinate lyase, with translation MTKKMWGGRFTESVAAEVEAYTASVGFDRLLYRQDITGSKAHAAMLVKAGVLTADEAQKIREGLDTILQEIESGALSWRDDLEDVHMNIEHRLTELLGPLGRKLHTGRSRNDQVNLDFRLYVSSRLRQWRLLLSRLVKVLADRASQHVHTILPGYTHLQPAQPISLGHHLLAYAQMFRRDFDRAGDALARVEVSPLGAAALAGTTYALDPAMTAAEVGFQSHFANSLDAVSDRDYVLEATFVGSVIMAHLSRLCEEIILWANPNFGYVALPDAFATGSSIMPQKKNPDVAELMRGKTGRVYGDLMSLLTMVKGLPLAYNRDMQEDKEPFFDADATVSASVSIMADMMHAMIFRPENMGRAVQAGFLNATELADYLVTKGMPFREAHHVTGAVVAHCEKKGLGIEMLPFEELAEFSDLINEDVADILAYETAVARRTTPGGTAYQNVEKQISDIEMWLQALEDGGGSV